The following proteins are encoded in a genomic region of Brachyspira pilosicoli:
- a CDS encoding DNA methyltransferase — translation MISHKIILGDSRYLSKIKDKSVQLIITSPPYWQLKDYGSENQIGFNDSYEEYINNLNLVWKECYRILSDGCRLCINIGDQFARSVYYGRYKVIPIRTEIIRFCEALGMDYMGAIIWQKNTTMNTSGGGSVMGSFPYPRNGILKIDYEFILIFKKLGNAPKPTKEQKEESVLSKEEWNTYFASHWTFGGAKQNEHIAMFPEELPRRLIKMFSFVNETVFDPFAGSGTTLLAAKNLGRNSIGYEINKDFIPIIKNKLNVEQNDLNNKFIFDVDNDSKNFEKDLPYIFQDPHKMDKKIDIKKIQFGSKIDNKKIEEEKFFQVKKIISPNKIEIDNNIVIKLIGIKPIKKFEKEAIEFLEGKLKKRKIFLKYDSLKYDDDNNMLCYIYLKNKTFINRHLIKTGYVDVERESDYIYKKSFLSLLNIN, via the coding sequence ATGATTAGTCATAAAATAATACTAGGCGACAGCAGATATTTAAGCAAAATAAAAGATAAATCTGTGCAATTAATCATTACTTCTCCTCCATATTGGCAATTAAAAGATTATGGTTCTGAAAATCAAATAGGGTTTAATGATAGTTATGAAGAATACATTAATAATTTAAATTTAGTTTGGAAAGAATGCTATAGAATTTTATCTGACGGATGCAGATTGTGTATAAACATAGGCGATCAATTTGCTAGATCCGTATATTACGGCAGATATAAAGTAATACCTATAAGAACAGAAATTATAAGATTTTGTGAGGCTTTAGGTATGGATTATATGGGTGCAATAATATGGCAAAAAAATACTACTATGAATACTTCTGGTGGAGGCTCTGTAATGGGAAGTTTTCCTTATCCTCGAAATGGAATACTAAAAATAGATTATGAGTTTATTTTAATATTTAAAAAGTTAGGTAATGCTCCAAAACCTACAAAAGAACAAAAAGAAGAGTCGGTATTAAGTAAAGAAGAATGGAATACATATTTTGCTTCACATTGGACTTTTGGTGGAGCCAAACAAAATGAACATATAGCTATGTTTCCAGAAGAACTTCCTAGGAGATTAATAAAGATGTTTTCTTTTGTTAATGAAACAGTATTTGACCCTTTTGCTGGAAGCGGTACTACTTTATTAGCTGCAAAAAATCTTGGAAGAAATTCTATAGGATACGAAATTAATAAGGATTTTATTCCTATTATAAAAAATAAATTGAATGTAGAACAAAATGATTTAAATAATAAATTTATATTTGATGTTGATAATGATTCAAAAAATTTTGAAAAAGATTTACCATATATATTTCAAGACCCGCATAAAATGGATAAAAAAATAGATATAAAAAAGATACAATTTGGTTCAAAGATAGATAATAAAAAAATAGAAGAAGAAAAATTCTTTCAAGTAAAAAAGATAATAAGCCCTAATAAGATTGAAATTGACAACAATATTGTAATTAAACTCATTGGCATTAAACCTATTAAAAAATTTGAGAAAGAAGCTATAGAATTTTTAGAAGGTAAATTAAAAAAAAGAAAAATATTTTTAAAATATGATTCTCTTAAGTATGATGATGATAATAATATGCTTTGCTACATATATTTAAAAAATAAAACTTTTATAAACAGACATTTAATAAAAACAGGATATGTTGATGTGGAAAGAGAATCTGATTATATATATAAAAAAAGTTTTTTGAGCTTATTAAATATAAATTAA
- a CDS encoding MjaI family restriction endonuclease, with protein sequence MKFELTKEELKKINTSIKIEFPKYTTQLMNLANQNAQGTRPKVVGTLSEIFQEYIDNNQNINIENWKKWYLENYPDAIDNAAEKIMENIKNLQEAIKLITKEMIYEWAEDLVINKTFNGLYIQKAILQKLAQIKKENYRLATKEEESHGIDGYVGNTAYSIKPITYKTNRLNEKINVKMIYYNKISEDSFDIEIED encoded by the coding sequence ATGAAATTTGAATTAACAAAAGAAGAATTGAAAAAAATTAATACATCTATAAAAATAGAATTTCCAAAATACACAACACAATTAATGAATTTAGCGAACCAAAATGCTCAAGGTACACGCCCAAAAGTGGTAGGAACTTTGTCTGAAATATTTCAAGAGTATATTGATAATAATCAAAATATAAACATCGAGAATTGGAAAAAATGGTATTTAGAAAACTATCCAGATGCAATTGATAATGCAGCAGAAAAGATAATGGAAAATATAAAAAATCTTCAAGAAGCCATTAAGTTGATAACTAAAGAAATGATATATGAATGGGCAGAAGACTTAGTTATAAACAAAACTTTTAACGGATTATATATACAAAAAGCAATACTTCAAAAATTGGCGCAAATTAAAAAAGAAAATTACAGACTAGCTACAAAAGAAGAAGAATCTCATGGAATAGATGGATATGTTGGAAATACTGCATATTCTATTAAACCAATTACATATAAAACAAATAGATTAAATGAAAAAATAAATGTAAAAATGATTTATTATAATAAAATCTCTGAAGATAGCTTTGATATAGAAATCGAAGATTAA